The genomic stretch agaacaaagcattgcagtgtatgtttgctggcattcaaacaacatccgttctttatctctctgtgttatcctcaggagagtgagatataattcatggtcacctggttgaaatagagtgcttttcttcaggggacactcagaggagcccattccagctgggctgtttgcctgtggctaaacagaaatgttccccgctgttagccacagggaggggggaaggttgagggggtagtcacgcggtgggaggaggcaaaatgcgaccttgtaacgaaagcacatgtgctatgtatgtaatgttaacagcaaggtttaccctgaaagagtgtagccactgttttataaaatgtgtctttttaaataccactgtccctttttttttctccaccagctgcatgtgtttcaatgatcacaggatcttctccttcccagaggctagtgaagcttagaaagaaaaaaaaacgcactcacgatgaaatgttctccgagctcatgctgtcctcccacactgacagagcacagacgaatgcatggaggcaaataatgtcagagtgcaggaaagcacaaaatgaccgggaggagaggtggcgggctgaagagagtaagtggcgggctgaagacagggctgaagctcaaatgtggcggcagcgtgatgagaggaggcaggattcaatgctgaggctgctgcaggaccaaaccagtatgctccagtgtatggttgagctgcagcaaaggcagctggagcacagactgccactgcagcccctctgtaaccaaccgccctcctccccaagttccatagcctccacacccagacgcccaagaacgcggtggggaggcctccggccaaccagccactccaccacagaggattgccccaaaaaaagaaggctgtcattcaataaattttaaagttgtaaacttttaaagtgctgtgcttaaagtgctgtgtggcattttccttccctcctccaccacccctcctgggctaccttggtagtcatccccctatttgtgtgatgaatgaataaagaatgcatgaatgtgaagcaacaatgactttattgcctctgcaagtggtgattgaagggaggaggggcgggtggttagcttacagggaagtagagtgaaccaaggggtgggaggtttcatcaaggagaaacaaacagaactttcacaccgtagcctggccagtcatgaaactggttttcaaagcttctctgatgcgtactgcgccctcctgtgctcttctaaccgccctggtgtctggctgcgcgtaaccagcagccaggcgatttgcctcaacctcccaccccgccataaacgtctcccccttactctcacagatattgtggagcacacagcaagcagtaataacagtgggaatattggtttcgctgaggtctaagcgagtcagtaaactgcgccagcgcgcctttaaacgtccaaatgcacattctaccaccattctgcacttgctcagcctgtagttgaacagctcctgactactgtccaggctgcctgtgtacggcttcatgagccatggcattaaggggtaggctgggtccccaaggatacatataggcatttcaacatccccaacagttattttctggtctgggaataaagtcccttcctgcagcttttgaaacagaccagagttcctgaagatgcgagcatcatgcacctttcccggccatcccacgttgatgttggtgaaacgtcccttgtgatccaccagagcttgcagcactatcgaaaagtaccccttgcggtttatgtactcgctggcttggtgctctggtgccaagatagggatatgggttccgtctatagccccaccacagttagggaatcccattgcagcaaagccatccactatgacctgcacatttcccagggtcactacccttgatatcagcagatctttgattgcgtgggctacttgcatcacagcagcccccacagtagatttgcccactccaaattgattcccaactgaccggtagctgtctggcattgcaagcttccacagggctatcgccactcgcttctcaactctgagggctgctctcatcttggtattcatgcgcctcagggcaggggaaagcaagtcacaaagttctatgaaagtgcccttacgcatgcgaaagtttcgcagccactgggaatcgtcccagacctgcaacactatgcggtcccaccagtctgtgcttgtttcccgagcccagaatcggcgttccacagcatgaacctgccccatgagcaccatgatgcatgcattgtcagggcccatgctttcagagaaatctgtgtccatgtcctgatcactcacgtgaccgcgctgacgtcacctcctcgcccggtatcgctttgccaggttctggtgctgcatatactgctggataatgcatgtggtgtttaatgtgctcctaattgccaaagtgagctgagcggcctccatgcttgccttggtatggcgtccgcacagaaaaaaggcgcggaacgattgtctgccgttgctctgacggagggaggggcgactgacgacacggcttacagggttggcttcagggagctaaaatcaacaaagggggtggctttacatcaaggagtatttcaggcaggacttcacggagggttccaataagaaatggtgcacttaagttatcgttcttattggaacaagaaggttagcctggcctctgattgatacatggctagatttacctcgcggcaccttctctgtgagtgactgcagtgtgacctagaggaatgagtcccctagacaggggaggaggcaaatgagtacaaaacaaatctggtctatttctttttttgacccactccatctatcttttacatctttggctggcagcagacggtgcagaaggactgcatgccatccacatctcatggctgctcggcagaagatggtacagtacgactgctagccatcctcatctcttgcctgcctggcagaagatggtacaatatgactactagcaatcctcatctcttgcctgcctggcagaagatggtacagtacgactgctagcagtccgtatcgcctgcctgctcaccataagacgtttcaataggactgactgcaggactaaagagaatgacctggtcaagtcactccaaatttagtccctgcgcccatgtctgcccaggcgctcccagccgacgtggccaggagcacctcggacatgacgatgacggctaccagggatctcaacccagaattccaatgggcagcggagactgcgggaactgtgggatagctacccacagtgcaacgctc from Lepidochelys kempii isolate rLepKem1 chromosome 3, rLepKem1.hap2, whole genome shotgun sequence encodes the following:
- the LOC140908216 gene encoding uncharacterized protein, with the protein product MDRTGGTGSDRCLGRGIRAIRTPFQFSKCQTFVKISQGMKDRGHNRDPKQCRMKLKELRQAYQKTREANSRSGSEPQTCRFYDELHAILGGSATTTPAVLFDSFNGDGGNTEAGFGDEEDEEEEEVVDSSQQASGETGFPDSQELFLTLDLEPVPPEPTQGCLLDPAGGEGTSAACVSMITGSSPSQRLVKLRKKKKRTHDEMFSELMLSSHTDRAQTNAWRQIMSECRKAQNDREERWRAEESKWRAEDRAEAQMWRQRDERRQDSMLRLLQDQTSMLQCMVELQQRQLEHRLPLQPLCNQPPSSPSSIASTPRRPRTRWGGLRPTSHSTTEDCPKKRRLSFNKF